One window of the Paraburkholderia sp. PGU19 genome contains the following:
- the pheT gene encoding phenylalanine--tRNA ligase subunit beta gives MQFPESWLRTFVDPQLTTDELSHALTMAGLEVEDLRPAAPPTSKIVVGRVLEVVKHPDADKLNVCQVDAGTGATLNIVCGAPNVSPGIKVPVALVGAQLPPAEEGGAPFEIKLSKLRGVQSEGMLCSARELKLSEDHSGLLILPEDTPIGQDIRETLNLDDTVFEIKLTPNKADCLSVFGVARETAAITGAPLRPLAIKPVEVKLNETLPVKISAPDLCGRFSGRVIRGVNARAKSPAWMVERLERSGQRSISALVDISNYVMLELGRPSHVFDLDKIHGSMDVRWGKPGESLKLLNGNTVEVDETVGVIADDHHIESLAGIMGGDSTAVTLDTPHIYLEAAFWWPDSIRGRSRRYNFSTDAGHRFERGVDYSTTVDHIERITQLILDICGGEAGPVDDQIVNVPKREPVKMRVARANRIIGVTISADEIAQIFTRLGLPFERDGDDFLVTPPPYRFDIEIEEDLIEEVARIYGFEKIPANPPVARSEMRRTNETRRSIHTLRHALAARDYAETVNFSFVDAEWEQDFAGNEKPVRLLNPIASQLSVMRTTLFGSLINVLRHNLNRRADRIRVFEAGRVFLQDASIKAGELAVEGFAQPKMFGALAYGPVVEEQWGAQTRAVDFFDVKGDLEALLAPAVARFVKAEHPALHPGRSARIELDDRAIGWIGELHPRWMQKYDLPHAPILFEVEAEALIERALPTPTEVSKFPPVRRDIAIVVDQKIEVQALFDEMQKALSDEACKTIQRVALFDEFRAKSNTSGGLAAHEKSLAFRVTLQDTGGTLQDETVDLAIQTLVDRLARVYGARLRG, from the coding sequence ATGCAATTCCCGGAATCCTGGCTCAGAACCTTTGTCGATCCGCAACTGACGACGGACGAGCTGTCGCACGCCCTGACGATGGCCGGTCTCGAAGTGGAAGACCTGCGTCCCGCAGCGCCGCCGACGTCGAAGATCGTGGTGGGCCGCGTGCTCGAAGTCGTCAAGCACCCGGACGCGGACAAACTCAACGTGTGTCAGGTCGACGCCGGCACGGGCGCGACGCTGAACATCGTGTGCGGTGCGCCGAACGTGTCGCCCGGCATCAAGGTTCCCGTCGCATTGGTGGGCGCGCAACTGCCGCCCGCCGAAGAGGGCGGCGCGCCGTTCGAGATCAAGCTGTCGAAGCTGCGTGGCGTGCAAAGCGAAGGCATGCTGTGCTCGGCGCGTGAACTGAAGCTGTCGGAAGATCATAGCGGCCTGCTGATCCTGCCGGAAGATACGCCTATCGGCCAGGATATCCGCGAAACGCTGAACCTCGACGACACCGTGTTCGAAATCAAGCTGACGCCGAACAAGGCCGATTGCCTGTCGGTGTTCGGCGTCGCGCGCGAGACGGCCGCGATCACGGGCGCCCCGCTGCGTCCGCTCGCGATCAAGCCCGTCGAGGTCAAGCTCAACGAAACGCTGCCCGTGAAGATTTCGGCGCCGGACCTGTGCGGCCGTTTCTCGGGCCGCGTGATCCGTGGCGTCAACGCACGCGCGAAGTCGCCGGCGTGGATGGTCGAGCGGCTCGAACGTTCCGGTCAACGAAGCATTTCGGCGCTGGTCGACATTTCGAACTATGTGATGCTCGAGCTCGGCCGTCCGTCGCACGTGTTCGATCTGGACAAGATTCACGGCAGCATGGACGTGCGCTGGGGCAAGCCCGGCGAGTCGCTGAAGCTGCTGAACGGCAACACCGTCGAAGTGGATGAAACGGTCGGCGTGATCGCCGACGATCACCACATCGAAAGCCTCGCGGGCATCATGGGCGGCGACAGCACGGCCGTCACGCTCGATACGCCCCACATCTATCTGGAAGCCGCGTTCTGGTGGCCCGATAGCATTCGTGGCCGTTCCCGCCGTTATAACTTCTCGACGGACGCGGGTCACCGCTTCGAACGGGGCGTCGACTATTCGACGACTGTCGACCACATCGAACGGATCACGCAGCTGATTCTCGACATCTGCGGCGGCGAGGCCGGTCCCGTCGACGATCAGATCGTCAACGTGCCGAAGCGCGAGCCCGTCAAGATGCGCGTCGCGCGTGCGAACCGCATCATCGGTGTGACGATCAGCGCTGACGAAATCGCGCAGATCTTCACGCGCCTGGGCTTGCCGTTCGAGCGCGATGGCGACGACTTCCTCGTGACGCCGCCGCCGTATCGCTTCGATATCGAAATCGAAGAAGACCTGATCGAAGAAGTCGCTCGCATTTACGGCTTCGAGAAGATTCCGGCGAACCCGCCCGTCGCGCGCAGCGAGATGCGCCGCACGAACGAGACGCGGCGCTCCATTCACACGCTGCGTCACGCGCTCGCCGCGCGCGATTACGCGGAAACGGTGAACTTCAGTTTCGTCGATGCGGAATGGGAGCAGGATTTCGCGGGCAATGAGAAGCCGGTGCGCCTGTTGAATCCGATCGCGAGCCAGCTGTCGGTGATGCGCACGACGCTGTTCGGCAGCCTGATCAACGTGCTGCGCCATAACCTGAACCGTCGCGCGGACCGCATTCGCGTTTTCGAAGCGGGTCGCGTGTTCCTGCAGGACGCATCGATCAAGGCGGGTGAACTGGCTGTCGAAGGTTTCGCGCAACCGAAGATGTTCGGCGCGCTCGCCTATGGTCCCGTCGTCGAAGAGCAGTGGGGCGCGCAAACGCGTGCCGTCGACTTCTTCGACGTAAAGGGTGATCTCGAAGCGTTGCTGGCGCCTGCCGTCGCGCGCTTCGTGAAGGCGGAACATCCGGCGCTGCATCCGGGACGTAGCGCGCGCATCGAACTCGATGACCGCGCAATTGGCTGGATCGGCGAGCTGCATCCGCGCTGGATGCAGAAGTACGACCTGCCGCACGCGCCGATCCTGTTCGAAGTCGAAGCAGAGGCGCTGATTGAGCGCGCGCTGCCGACCCCGACGGAAGTGTCGAAATTCCCGCCCGTGCGGCGCGATATCGCGATCGTCGTCGATCAGAAAATCGAAGTTCAGGCGCTCTTTGACGAGATGCAAAAGGCGCTTTCGGACGAGGCTTGCAAGACCATTCAAAGGGTTGCGCTTTTCGATGAATTTCGTGCAAAATCAAATACTTCCGGCGGGCTGGCAGCGCACGAGAAAAGCCTTGCGTTCCGTGTAACCTTGCAAGATACTGGTGGCACCCTTCAGGATGAAACGGTCGATCTGGCCATTCAGACTCTGGTGGATCGTCTTGCTCGAGTATATGGCGCCCGGTTGCGCGGATAA
- a CDS encoding integration host factor subunit alpha, which yields MNEMNSSDFEALLTAQRSAMIRDIPTSTASASGEAPTLTKAELAELLFDNVGLNKREAKDMVEAFFEVIRDALESGDSVKLSGFGNFQLRDKPQRPGRNPKTGEAIPIAARRVVTFHASQKLKALVENGAEESFAR from the coding sequence ATGAATGAAATGAACTCGAGTGATTTCGAAGCCCTTCTTACGGCGCAGCGTAGCGCCATGATTCGCGATATCCCTACCTCAACCGCCAGCGCGTCGGGCGAAGCGCCGACGCTCACCAAGGCTGAGCTTGCCGAGCTGCTGTTCGACAACGTCGGGCTCAACAAGCGGGAAGCGAAGGACATGGTCGAAGCGTTCTTCGAAGTAATTCGCGACGCGTTGGAGAGTGGCGACAGCGTCAAGCTGTCCGGCTTCGGCAACTTCCAGTTGCGCGACAAGCCACAGCGTCCGGGCAGAAATCCGAAAACGGGCGAGGCGATTCCTATCGCCGCGCGCCGCGTCGTGACGTTCCACGCAAGTCAAAAGCTGAAGGCGCTGGTCGAGAACGGCGCTGAAGAGAGCTTCGCGCGCTGA
- a CDS encoding MerR family transcriptional regulator codes for MTATIEKVVLPPIPAKRYFTIGEVSELCGVKPHVLRYWEQEFTQLRPVKRRGNRRYYQHHEVLLIRRIRELLYEQGFTINGARNRLDSHGAGQAAEGEGEVVEGTVMQPAATTATVDVDQLRKELLQVIDLLGH; via the coding sequence ATGACAGCGACGATCGAAAAAGTCGTCTTGCCTCCGATTCCCGCGAAGCGCTACTTCACGATCGGTGAAGTCAGTGAACTATGCGGTGTGAAGCCGCATGTGCTGCGGTATTGGGAGCAGGAGTTCACGCAGTTGCGTCCGGTGAAGCGCAGGGGCAATCGCCGGTACTACCAGCATCACGAAGTGCTGCTGATCCGGCGGATCCGCGAACTGCTATACGAGCAGGGCTTCACGATCAACGGCGCCCGCAACCGGCTCGATTCGCATGGCGCCGGTCAAGCGGCGGAAGGCGAGGGCGAAGTGGTCGAAGGTACGGTCATGCAACCGGCCGCTACCACGGCCACCGTCGATGTCGATCAGTTGCGCAAGGAGTTGCTGCAAGTGATCGACCTGCTCGGGCATTGA
- a CDS encoding DUF3303 domain-containing protein: MKFIVQWNGLPTAQQSAVERFMKSGGALPPDGITMLGRWHSIGELSGCAIIESDSTAPMAAWMLQWGDIFTFRISPAVTDEELGAALGAFLAQK, encoded by the coding sequence ATGAAGTTCATTGTTCAGTGGAACGGGCTGCCGACAGCACAGCAATCGGCCGTCGAGCGCTTCATGAAATCAGGTGGCGCCCTGCCGCCCGATGGCATCACGATGCTTGGACGCTGGCATTCGATCGGCGAATTGAGCGGCTGCGCGATCATCGAGTCCGACAGCACCGCACCAATGGCCGCGTGGATGCTGCAATGGGGCGATATTTTTACGTTCAGGATCTCGCCGGCCGTCACCGACGAGGAACTCGGGGCAGCGTTGGGTGCGTTTCTGGCGCAGAAGTGA